One Prunus dulcis chromosome 7, ALMONDv2, whole genome shotgun sequence DNA segment encodes these proteins:
- the LOC117633536 gene encoding cation/calcium exchanger 2, producing the protein MGTLIFMPKYRNYIIFLNISLLLVACALLIIHFQPSEYLVLSSVEIFRDSNTLDCEGFLSLDDYEAKCLYLKSENPCVSQGYIDYLFIFYCNFGSFPLLGYFLMFLWLLVLFYLLGNTASEYFCSSLENLSRLLKLSPTIAGVTLLSLGNGAPDVFSSLVSFMGGGTGEIGLSTILGGASFVSCVVVGIISISMRQRRIRVKKCDFVRDICFYLLVILFLVLILIQSEIDVWAAMAFASMYIVYVIVVYISHTHWKNAAGEISESNCTSTNVTDLSVPILSNMEKEELSAAEEGAVEGSSEVLEVKKCCSNLRSSASCRMVFFVLEMPLYLPRRLTIPVVCEERWSKPYAVASVTLAPVLLSILWNHQFDRVSFMTSLVIYITGLIFGVTFGLVAFVTTEKSIPPKNCLFPWLVAGFLMSVTWSYFTAQELVGLLVSVGYLLGVSPSILGLTVLAWGNSFGDLITNLTMALNGGPEGTQIAFAACYAGPIFNILFGLGLSLVGSAWSTYPSPLVLRRDPYLLETVCFLAGGLLWALVVLPRRNMRLDGVLGGGLLVVYISSMSLRLIQTLGSLKLQKEIN; encoded by the coding sequence ATGGGTACCTTAATTTTCATGCCCAAGTATAGGAATTACATCATTTTCTTGAATATCTCACTTCTCTTAGTGGCATGTGCTCTCTTGATTATACATTTTCAGCCTTCAGAATATCTGGTTCTAAGCAGTGTTGAAATTTTCAGAGACAGCAATACGCTAGATTGCGAGGGTTTTCTTAGTTTAGATGACTATGAAGCCAAGTGCCTCTACCTTAAATCCGAAAACCCATGTGTCTCTCAAGGCTATATTGActatcttttcattttctattgCAATTTTGGAAGTTTTCCTCTTTTGGgttattttcttatgtttttgtggCTCCTGGTTTTGTTCTATTTGTTGGGGAATACAGCTTCTGAATACTTTTGTTCTTCGCTGGAAAATCTATCAAGGCTACTAAAATTGTCCCCTACAATTGCTGGGGTCACTCTGCTCTCTCTTGGCAATGGAGCCCCTGATGTTTTTTCCAGTCTTGTTTCGTTTATGGGCGGTGGGACAGGCGAAATTGGTCTTAGTACAATTTTGGGGGGAGCTTCCTTTGTATCATGTGTTGTGGTTGGAATCATAAGCATTTCAATGCGCCAGAGGCGTATTCGAGTTAAGAAATGTGACTTTGTGAGAGATATTTGCTTCTACCTTTTGGTCATTCTGTTCTTGGTTCTGATCTTGATTCAGAGTGAAATAGATGTGTGGGCTGCAATGGCTTTTGCTTCAATGTATATTGTTTATGTGATTGTGGTTTACATCTCACATACTCATTGGAAGAATGCTGCTGGGGAAATCAGTGAATCGAACTGTACTTCCACCAATGTCACTGACTTGAGTGTACCAATTCTTAGCAACATGGAAAAGGAAGAGCTTAGTGCTGCAGAGGAAGGAGCTGTAGAAGGCAGTTCTGAAGTACTAGAAGTCAAGAAATGCTGCTCTAATCTTAGATCATCGGCTTCTTGTCGTATGGTTTTCTTCGTACTCGAGATGCCTCTTTATCTGCCAAGGAGATTGACTATTCCTGTTGTTTGTGAAGAGAGATGGTCTAAGCCGTATGCAGTTGCTTCAGTGACACTAGCACCAGTGCTATTGTCAATTCTTTGGAACCATCAATTTGACCGTGTTAGCTTCATGACAAGCTTGGTGATCTATATTACTGGATTGAtttttggagtcacttttggtcTTGTTGCATTTGTGACAACAGAGAAATCAATCCCACCAAAGAATTGCTTATTTCCTTGGCTTGTTGCAGGGTTTCTAATGAGTGTTACTTGGAGTTATTTTACAGCTCAGGAATTGGTGGGTTTGTTAGTTTCAGTAGGGTACTTATTAGGTGTAAGTCCTTCTATCTTAGGGCTAACAGTCCTTGCTTGGGGTAACTCATTTGGAGATTTGATTACCAATTTGACAATGGCTTTGAATGGTGGACCTGAAGGAACTCAAATTGCATTTGCAGCCTGTTATGCTGGTCCCATCTTCAACATTCTGTTTGGATTGGGCTTATCCCTTGTTGGCTCTGCTTGGTCTACATATCCATCACCCCTTGTGCTCCGCAGAGATCCATACCTGTTGGAGACAGTGTGTTTCTTAGCAGGAGGCTTGCTTTGGGCACTTGTGGTTCTACCAAGGAGAAATATGAGGCTTGATGGGGTTTTGGGAGGGGGGCTTTTAGTTGTATACATCAGCTCTATGTCTTTGAGGTTGATTCAAACACTTGGGTCTCTCAAGCTTCAAAAAGAGATAAACTAA